From Cellulosimicrobium cellulans, the proteins below share one genomic window:
- a CDS encoding SDR family oxidoreductase: MTEPSNPPAQSPSTAPLRAVVTGASSGIGEACVRFLRARGWDVVAFARRADRLAEVAERTGAHPVVGDVTSDEDVARLVAEAGARGPVHALLNVAGFGLGVDHVDEAKIDEWRAMYETNVLGTVRVTKAFLPLLRASRRGDVVLMTSTAGHDTYVGGSGYVASKHALLGVARTLRLELVGEPVRVIEIAPGLVHTPEFSLNRYHGDQAGADAVYAGVVDPLTADDVADVVTFAVTRPHHVNIDSLVLRPVAQASTYSLWRAPLVPKGVPAPTDEHRDA, from the coding sequence GTGACGGAGCCATCGAACCCACCAGCCCAGAGCCCCTCGACCGCACCGCTGCGCGCGGTGGTGACCGGCGCGTCGTCGGGCATCGGCGAGGCGTGCGTCCGGTTCCTGCGTGCCCGCGGCTGGGACGTCGTCGCGTTCGCGCGGCGCGCGGACCGGCTCGCCGAGGTCGCGGAGCGCACGGGCGCCCACCCGGTGGTCGGGGACGTCACGTCGGACGAGGACGTCGCGCGCCTCGTCGCGGAGGCGGGCGCCCGCGGGCCGGTGCACGCGCTGCTCAACGTCGCCGGGTTCGGGCTCGGCGTCGACCACGTCGACGAGGCGAAGATCGACGAGTGGCGCGCGATGTACGAGACGAACGTGCTCGGCACCGTGCGCGTGACGAAGGCGTTCCTGCCCCTCCTGCGCGCGTCGCGCCGGGGCGACGTCGTGCTCATGACCTCCACCGCGGGGCACGACACGTACGTCGGCGGGTCCGGCTACGTCGCGTCCAAGCACGCGCTGCTCGGGGTCGCCAGGACGCTCCGCCTGGAGCTCGTCGGCGAGCCGGTCCGCGTCATCGAGATCGCCCCCGGCCTCGTGCACACGCCGGAGTTCTCCCTCAACCGCTACCACGGGGACCAGGCCGGGGCCGACGCGGTCTACGCCGGCGTCGTCGACCCGCTCACCGCGGACGACGTCGCGGACGTCGTGACCTTCGCCGTCACGCGCCCGCACCACGTCAACATCGACTCGCTGGTGCTGCGCCCCGTCGCGCAGGCGTCCACATACTCCCTGTGGCGCGCACCGCTCGTCCCGAAGGGCGTCCCGGCACCTACCGACGAGCACCGGGACGCCTGA
- a CDS encoding class I SAM-dependent methyltransferase: protein MTDTVVLSDLKAKHRAVWASGDYPAVAELVHELGETLVDAAGVRPGQRVLDVAAGTGNAAIAAALAGADVVASDLTPELLDVGRRAAEERGARLVWEQADAEALPYADASFDVVLSCIGAMFAPQHQAAADQLVRVLRPGGTLALASWTPGGFIGQLFATMKPYAPAPPPGAQPPPLWGDEEHVRALLGDRVHDVRTRTRSLPVTLFPDGEAFRSFFAERYGPTIAVRRSLADDPERLERLDQALRDLADHRLEEGAMGWDYLLLTATRS, encoded by the coding sequence ATGACGGACACCGTGGTCCTGTCGGACCTCAAGGCCAAGCACCGCGCGGTGTGGGCGTCCGGGGACTACCCCGCCGTCGCCGAGCTGGTGCACGAGCTCGGCGAGACCCTCGTCGACGCGGCCGGCGTGCGCCCCGGTCAGCGCGTGCTCGACGTCGCCGCGGGCACCGGGAACGCGGCGATCGCGGCCGCGCTGGCGGGCGCCGACGTCGTCGCGTCGGACCTCACGCCGGAGCTGCTCGACGTCGGCCGGCGCGCCGCCGAGGAGCGCGGGGCGCGGCTCGTGTGGGAGCAGGCCGACGCGGAGGCGCTGCCGTACGCGGACGCGTCGTTCGACGTCGTGCTGTCGTGCATCGGCGCGATGTTCGCGCCGCAGCACCAGGCCGCCGCGGACCAGCTGGTGCGCGTGCTCCGCCCCGGCGGGACGCTCGCCCTCGCGAGCTGGACGCCCGGTGGGTTCATCGGGCAGCTCTTCGCGACGATGAAGCCGTACGCGCCCGCGCCGCCGCCCGGCGCGCAGCCCCCGCCCCTGTGGGGCGACGAGGAGCACGTGCGGGCCCTGCTCGGGGACCGCGTGCACGACGTGCGCACCCGGACGCGGTCGCTCCCGGTGACGCTCTTCCCCGACGGCGAGGCCTTCCGTTCCTTCTTCGCCGAGCGGTACGGCCCGACGATCGCGGTGCGCCGGAGCCTCGCCGACGACCCCGAGCGGCTGGAGCGGCTCGACCAGGCGCTGCGCGACCTCGCCGACCACCGGCTCGAGGAGGGCGCGATGGGCTGGGACTACCTGCTCCTCACGGCGACGCGCTCCTGA
- a CDS encoding winged helix-turn-helix transcriptional regulator yields MSPGGTIEEAAMAGYGQFCPVAKAMDVLDERWTLLVVRELLVGSTHFNELRRGNPRMSPALLAKRLRTLERAGVVRRDEVGGRPTYRLTAAGEELRPVVESLGAWGARWVADLGDEDLDPHLLFWDVRRTVPTDVWPRETTTVEFRLDDVDRRVSRWWLVVRAGDVDLCDVDPGLEPAVVVRSGLRALTRVWRGDTSWAGALRTGDVVLVGPAEARRELPAWIGQSDLARVPRP; encoded by the coding sequence GTGTCTCCTGGAGGAACGATCGAGGAGGCGGCGATGGCGGGCTACGGCCAGTTCTGCCCGGTGGCGAAAGCCATGGACGTACTCGACGAGCGCTGGACCCTGCTCGTCGTCCGCGAGCTGCTCGTGGGCAGCACGCACTTCAACGAGCTGCGGCGGGGGAACCCTCGGATGTCGCCCGCGCTGCTCGCGAAGCGGCTGCGCACGCTCGAGCGTGCCGGCGTCGTGCGGCGCGACGAGGTCGGCGGGCGGCCGACCTACCGGCTGACGGCGGCGGGCGAGGAGCTCCGTCCCGTGGTCGAGTCGCTCGGCGCATGGGGAGCCCGCTGGGTCGCCGACCTGGGCGACGAGGACCTGGACCCGCACCTGCTCTTCTGGGACGTACGTCGCACCGTGCCGACGGACGTCTGGCCGCGCGAGACGACCACGGTCGAGTTCCGGCTGGACGACGTCGATCGCCGGGTGTCGCGGTGGTGGCTCGTCGTGCGGGCGGGCGACGTCGACCTGTGCGACGTCGACCCCGGTCTCGAGCCGGCGGTCGTGGTCCGGTCCGGGCTGCGCGCCCTGACCCGCGTGTGGCGGGGCGACACGTCGTGGGCGGGAGCGCTGCGCACCGGCGACGTCGTGCTCGTCGGGCCCGCCGAGGCTCGGCGCGAGCTGCCCGCGTGGATCGGTCAGTCGGACCTCGCGCGCGTGCCGCGGCCGTAG
- a CDS encoding molybdopterin-dependent oxidoreductase: MSASSRRAPALSALAGVVCAGVGFAVAELVAALVGPGSSPLFAAGAGVVDAVPGPVKEWAVATFGTADKAVLLGGMAVVLAAGAALAGWLELRRPPWGSLLLGVVGAVGAVVAAARPGASVAWALPSLVGVGVAILLLRASLAPLRGPAEATVVGADLDARVAGTGSARASMDRRRFLLVTGLAAAAGVVALATSRAVSAGSRAVTAAREALRLPAPATPAPAVPAEADLGVPGLAPYVTPNGDFYRIDTALRVPQVDPASWTLRVTGLVDEPFELTLDELLALPLTEHHVTLTCVSNEVGGDLVGNARWLGYPVRELLARAGVRDDADMVLSTSADGWTASTPLDVLTDPDRACLLAVGMNGEPLPAEHGFPARLVVPGLYGYVSATKWVTELKVTTFADDVAYWSTRGWSERGPIKLASRVDTPRAGAPVTAGTVTVAGVAWAQHTGVAGVEVRVDDGTWRPATLAETVGPDTWRQWSYTWDATPGEHRLTVRATDADGRTQTADVAPPAPDGASGWHEVTVRVD; the protein is encoded by the coding sequence ATGAGCGCCTCCTCCCGTCGTGCCCCCGCGCTCTCGGCGCTCGCCGGCGTGGTCTGCGCGGGCGTCGGGTTCGCGGTCGCCGAGCTCGTCGCGGCGCTCGTGGGGCCGGGATCCAGCCCGCTGTTCGCCGCTGGGGCCGGGGTGGTCGACGCCGTCCCCGGGCCGGTCAAGGAGTGGGCGGTCGCGACGTTCGGGACCGCCGACAAGGCGGTGCTGCTCGGCGGCATGGCCGTGGTGCTCGCGGCGGGCGCGGCGCTCGCGGGCTGGCTCGAGCTGCGCCGTCCGCCGTGGGGGTCCCTGCTGCTGGGCGTCGTGGGCGCCGTCGGAGCCGTCGTGGCCGCGGCCCGGCCGGGCGCGAGCGTCGCGTGGGCGCTGCCCTCGCTCGTCGGGGTGGGCGTCGCGATCCTGCTGCTGCGCGCGTCGCTCGCCCCGCTGCGCGGGCCCGCGGAGGCGACGGTCGTCGGTGCGGACCTCGACGCGCGCGTGGCGGGCACCGGCTCCGCACGGGCGTCGATGGACCGGCGGCGCTTCCTCCTCGTCACCGGCCTCGCCGCGGCGGCGGGCGTCGTCGCGCTCGCGACGTCGCGAGCGGTCTCCGCCGGGTCGCGTGCCGTCACGGCCGCGCGCGAGGCGCTGCGGCTGCCGGCACCGGCGACGCCCGCGCCGGCCGTCCCCGCCGAGGCGGACCTGGGGGTCCCGGGCCTCGCGCCGTACGTGACGCCGAACGGCGACTTCTACCGGATCGACACCGCGCTGCGCGTGCCGCAGGTCGACCCCGCCTCGTGGACGCTGCGGGTGACCGGTCTCGTCGACGAGCCGTTCGAGCTCACGCTCGACGAGCTGCTCGCGCTCCCGCTCACCGAGCACCACGTGACGCTCACGTGCGTGTCGAACGAGGTCGGCGGCGACCTCGTGGGCAACGCGCGGTGGCTCGGCTACCCCGTGCGCGAGCTGCTCGCGCGCGCCGGGGTCCGCGACGACGCCGACATGGTCCTGTCCACGAGCGCCGACGGCTGGACGGCGAGCACGCCGCTCGACGTGCTCACCGACCCCGACCGGGCGTGCCTGCTCGCGGTCGGCATGAACGGCGAGCCGCTGCCCGCGGAGCACGGGTTCCCCGCCCGGCTCGTCGTGCCGGGGCTCTACGGCTACGTGTCCGCGACCAAATGGGTCACCGAGCTCAAGGTCACGACCTTCGCCGACGACGTCGCGTACTGGTCCACGCGCGGCTGGTCCGAGCGCGGCCCGATCAAGCTCGCGTCGCGCGTCGACACGCCGCGCGCGGGAGCGCCCGTCACCGCGGGCACGGTGACCGTCGCGGGCGTCGCGTGGGCGCAGCACACGGGGGTCGCGGGAGTGGAGGTCCGGGTCGACGACGGCACGTGGCGCCCCGCGACGCTCGCCGAGACGGTAGGCCCCGACACGTGGCGGCAGTGGTCGTACACCTGGGACGCGACGCCGGGCGAGCACCGCCTGACGGTCCGCGCGACCGACGCCGACGGCCGCACGCAGACCGCCGACGTCGCCCCGCCCGCACCCGACGGCGCGTCGGGGTGGCACGAGGTCACCGTGCGCGTGGACTGA
- the ileS gene encoding isoleucine--tRNA ligase — protein sequence MAYPLHRAPSSAASAADSHPGAAFGVPASPDLPAIEREVLAYWDADDTFRASVERNPAGENGSNEFVFYDGPPFANGLPHYGHLLTGYAKDVVPRYQTMRGKHVERRFGWDTHGLPAELEAMDQLGIKTKEEILELGIERFNDACRASVLKYTSEWQDYVTRQARWVDFEHDYKTLDPTFMESVLWAFKQLYDKGLVYEGFRVLPYCWNDQTPLSNHELRMDEDVYQVRQDPAVTVGFRLETGELALIWTTTPWTLPSNLFVMVGPDVEYVVVESSFTGVTERYVIAAERLGAYARELADEGVEDVTTQVVERLTGADLVGRSYTPPFSYFAGHPGAHRVVEADFVTTTDGTGLVHNAGAFGEEDKVVSDREGVEPVLPVASDGKFVFPVVDYESLQVFDANALIIDHLKGRTRHDAAVAAGEQTPDLALGATSPGTVLLRRESYAHSYPHCWRCRQPLIYMGVSSWFVAVSTFKDRMVELNEQISWTPEHIQHGQFGKWLENARDWSITRNRFWGSPVPVWRSDDPKHPRVDVYGSFAELERDFGTLPRNEKGEPDLHRPFVDRLTRPNPDDPTGRSTMRRVEDVMDVWFDSGSMPYAQVHYPFENTDWFEHHNPGDFIVEYIGQTRGWFYTLHVLATALFDRPAFRSAVSHGIVLGSDGRKMSKSLRNYPDVNEVFDRDGSDAMRWFLMSSPILRGGNLVVTEDGIRDAVRQVLLPLWSTYYFFTLYANSSKAQARAGEPGEPAGYVAQRVAPERVAGLPALDRYLLARTHDLVVRVTEQLDAYDIAGACETVREHLDVLTNWYVRTQRDRFWAEDADAFDTLYTALETLTRVMAPLAPLLAEEVWRGLTGGRSVHLTDWPASTEEVGEDGSSAVAVRHVPDASLVADPALVAAMDEVRAVASAALGLRKANQLRVRQPLARLTVVVDDPEALAPYTDLLARELNVKAVDLESTDSDAAERFGITQRLAVNARAAGPRLGRGVQAVIKASKAGAWRVDDAGDVVVTTDDGDVALLPAEYELTTVVADRGVAEGEAPSVAAAVLAGGGFAVLDLVLDDALLAEGYARDVIRDVQDARKAAGLDVADRIRLSLDVPGQWLVAVDEHRDLVARETLAVEVVVETSPTDVRSVRVEKADGTVPDAGPVEEANL from the coding sequence ATGGCCTACCCGCTGCACCGCGCACCCTCGTCCGCCGCCTCTGCCGCCGACTCGCACCCCGGAGCCGCGTTCGGCGTCCCCGCCTCCCCGGACCTGCCCGCCATCGAGCGAGAGGTGCTCGCCTACTGGGACGCGGACGACACGTTCCGCGCCTCCGTCGAGCGCAACCCCGCCGGGGAGAACGGCAGCAACGAGTTCGTCTTCTACGACGGCCCGCCCTTCGCCAACGGCCTGCCCCACTACGGGCACCTGCTCACGGGCTACGCGAAGGACGTCGTGCCGCGCTACCAGACGATGCGCGGCAAGCACGTCGAGCGGCGCTTCGGCTGGGACACGCACGGGCTGCCCGCCGAGCTCGAGGCGATGGACCAGCTCGGGATCAAGACCAAGGAGGAGATCCTCGAGCTGGGGATCGAGCGGTTCAACGACGCGTGCCGCGCGTCGGTGCTGAAGTACACGAGCGAGTGGCAGGACTACGTGACCCGCCAGGCGCGCTGGGTCGACTTCGAGCACGACTACAAGACGCTCGACCCGACGTTCATGGAGTCGGTCCTGTGGGCGTTCAAGCAGCTGTACGACAAGGGCCTCGTGTACGAGGGCTTCCGCGTGCTGCCCTACTGCTGGAACGACCAGACGCCGCTGTCCAACCACGAGCTGCGCATGGACGAGGACGTGTACCAGGTCCGCCAGGACCCGGCGGTCACGGTCGGCTTCCGGCTCGAGACGGGCGAGCTCGCGCTCATCTGGACGACGACGCCCTGGACGCTGCCGTCCAACCTCTTCGTCATGGTCGGCCCCGACGTCGAGTACGTCGTCGTCGAGTCGTCCTTCACGGGCGTCACGGAGCGGTACGTGATCGCGGCCGAGCGCCTCGGGGCGTACGCGCGCGAGCTCGCCGACGAGGGCGTCGAGGACGTGACGACGCAGGTCGTCGAGCGGCTCACGGGCGCCGACCTCGTCGGGCGGTCCTACACGCCGCCGTTCTCCTACTTCGCCGGTCACCCCGGCGCGCACCGCGTGGTCGAGGCGGACTTCGTCACGACGACGGACGGCACCGGGCTCGTGCACAACGCCGGCGCGTTCGGCGAGGAGGACAAGGTCGTCTCCGACCGCGAGGGCGTCGAGCCCGTGCTGCCGGTCGCGTCCGACGGCAAGTTCGTCTTCCCCGTCGTCGACTACGAGAGCCTCCAGGTCTTCGACGCGAACGCGCTCATCATCGACCACCTCAAGGGCCGCACGCGCCACGACGCCGCGGTCGCCGCGGGCGAGCAGACCCCGGACCTCGCGCTCGGCGCGACGAGCCCTGGCACGGTGCTGCTCCGCCGCGAGTCGTACGCGCACTCCTACCCGCACTGCTGGCGCTGCCGGCAGCCGCTCATCTACATGGGCGTGTCGTCGTGGTTCGTCGCGGTGTCGACGTTCAAGGACCGCATGGTCGAGCTCAACGAGCAGATCTCCTGGACGCCGGAGCACATCCAGCACGGCCAGTTCGGCAAGTGGCTCGAGAACGCGCGCGACTGGTCGATCACGCGCAACCGGTTCTGGGGCAGCCCCGTGCCGGTGTGGCGCTCGGACGACCCGAAGCACCCGCGCGTCGACGTCTACGGCTCGTTCGCCGAGCTCGAGCGCGACTTCGGCACGCTCCCGCGCAACGAGAAGGGCGAGCCGGACCTGCACCGCCCGTTCGTCGACCGCCTCACGCGGCCGAACCCCGACGACCCGACGGGCCGCTCGACCATGCGCCGCGTCGAGGACGTCATGGACGTCTGGTTCGACTCGGGGTCCATGCCCTACGCGCAGGTGCACTACCCGTTCGAGAACACGGACTGGTTCGAGCACCACAACCCCGGCGACTTCATCGTCGAGTACATCGGCCAGACGCGCGGTTGGTTCTACACGCTGCACGTGCTCGCCACCGCGCTGTTCGACCGCCCCGCGTTCCGCTCGGCCGTCTCGCACGGCATCGTGCTGGGCTCCGACGGCCGCAAGATGAGCAAGTCGCTGCGCAACTACCCGGACGTCAACGAGGTCTTCGACCGCGACGGCTCCGACGCGATGCGCTGGTTCCTCATGAGCTCGCCCATCCTGCGCGGCGGCAACCTCGTCGTCACCGAGGACGGGATCCGCGACGCGGTGCGCCAGGTGCTCCTGCCGCTGTGGAGCACGTACTACTTCTTCACCCTGTACGCGAACTCCTCGAAGGCGCAGGCGCGGGCGGGCGAGCCCGGCGAGCCGGCGGGGTACGTCGCGCAGCGCGTCGCGCCCGAGCGCGTGGCCGGGCTCCCGGCGCTCGACCGCTACCTGCTCGCGCGGACCCACGACCTCGTCGTGCGCGTCACGGAGCAGCTCGACGCGTACGACATCGCCGGCGCGTGCGAGACCGTGCGCGAGCACCTCGACGTCCTGACGAACTGGTACGTGCGCACCCAGCGCGACCGGTTCTGGGCGGAGGACGCCGACGCGTTCGACACGCTGTACACCGCGCTCGAGACGCTCACGCGCGTCATGGCGCCGCTCGCACCGCTGCTCGCGGAGGAGGTGTGGCGCGGCCTGACGGGTGGACGCTCGGTGCACCTCACCGACTGGCCCGCGTCCACCGAGGAGGTCGGCGAGGACGGCTCGTCCGCCGTGGCCGTGCGCCACGTCCCGGACGCGTCCCTCGTCGCCGACCCCGCGCTCGTCGCCGCGATGGACGAGGTCCGCGCCGTCGCGTCGGCCGCGCTCGGCCTGCGCAAGGCGAACCAGCTCCGCGTGCGCCAGCCGCTCGCGCGCCTCACCGTCGTCGTGGACGACCCCGAGGCGCTCGCCCCGTACACCGACCTGCTCGCGCGCGAGCTCAACGTCAAGGCGGTCGACCTCGAGTCGACCGACTCCGACGCCGCCGAGCGGTTCGGCATCACCCAGCGCCTCGCCGTGAACGCCCGCGCAGCGGGCCCGCGCCTGGGTCGCGGCGTCCAGGCCGTCATCAAGGCGTCGAAGGCCGGGGCGTGGCGCGTGGACGACGCCGGCGACGTCGTCGTGACGACGGACGACGGCGACGTGGCGCTCCTGCCCGCGGAGTACGAGCTGACGACGGTGGTGGCAGACCGCGGGGTCGCCGAGGGGGAGGCGCCGAGCGTCGCCGCCGCGGTGCTCGCGGGCGGCGGGTTCGCGGTCCTCGACCTCGTGCTCGACGACGCGCTGCTTGCCGAGGGCTACGCGCGCGACGTGATCCGCGACGTGCAGGACGCCCGCAAGGCCGCCGGCCTCGACGTGGCGGACCGCATCCGCCTGTCGCTCGACGTGCCGGGCCAGTGGCTCGTCGCGGTCGACGAGCACCGCGACCTCGTCGCGCGCGAGACGCTCGCGGTCGAGGTCGTCGTCGAGACGTCGCCGACCGACGTGCGCTCCGTGCGCGTCGAGAAGGCCGACGGCACCGTCCCGGACGCCGGCCCCGTCGAGGAGGCGAACCTGTGA
- a CDS encoding bifunctional folylpolyglutamate synthase/dihydrofolate synthase translates to MSAARKDSGAARRQSAKDARAAAEDAAAQADLERVYQHIVARAPEHDFDPTIDRVRRLFELLGDPQHSFRTIHLTGTNGKTSTARVAERLVREHGLRTGMFTSPHLTSVTERIVVDGEPLSPRRFVEVWDDVYPYVQVVDAELAEAGQSQLSFFEVLTGVAFAAFADTPVDVAIVEVGMGGEWDSTNVVDAEVAVVTPVALDHERWLGSTLEEIATVKSGIVKDGATVVSAAQRPEVEEVLRARAERVGARLLREGVDLDVAARQVAVGGQLLDLRTPAALYTEVFLPLHGEHQAHNALLALAAVEAFLGGRALDGQVVEAVFADVTSPGRLEVVRSSPTVLVDAAHNAAGAEALAVALGEAFDLRHLVGVVAIMADKDAEPLLAALEPVLSEVVVTRNSSERSADPTDLAELAADVFGEDRVHSTERLDEALQMAVDLAERDDAVGVGTGSGVLVTGSVVTVADARILLGRG, encoded by the coding sequence GTGAGCGCCGCGCGCAAGGACTCCGGCGCGGCACGCAGGCAGAGCGCGAAGGACGCCCGTGCGGCGGCGGAGGACGCCGCCGCGCAGGCAGACCTCGAGCGCGTCTACCAGCACATCGTGGCGCGTGCTCCCGAGCACGACTTCGACCCGACGATCGACCGGGTGCGGCGTCTCTTCGAGCTCCTCGGCGACCCGCAGCACTCCTTCCGGACGATCCACCTCACCGGCACCAACGGCAAGACGAGCACCGCGCGCGTCGCCGAGCGCCTGGTGCGCGAGCACGGCCTGCGCACCGGGATGTTCACGAGCCCGCACCTGACCAGCGTCACCGAGCGCATCGTCGTCGACGGCGAGCCGCTCTCGCCGCGGCGGTTCGTCGAGGTCTGGGACGACGTGTACCCGTACGTCCAGGTCGTCGACGCCGAGCTCGCCGAGGCTGGGCAGTCGCAGCTCAGCTTCTTCGAGGTGCTCACGGGCGTCGCCTTCGCCGCGTTCGCCGACACGCCCGTCGACGTCGCGATCGTCGAGGTCGGCATGGGCGGGGAGTGGGACTCGACCAACGTGGTCGACGCGGAGGTCGCCGTCGTGACGCCCGTCGCGCTCGACCACGAGCGGTGGCTCGGCAGCACGCTCGAGGAGATCGCGACGGTCAAGTCGGGCATCGTCAAGGACGGCGCGACCGTCGTCTCCGCGGCGCAGCGCCCGGAGGTCGAGGAGGTGCTGCGGGCCCGCGCCGAGCGCGTCGGTGCGCGTCTCCTGCGCGAGGGCGTCGACCTCGACGTGGCGGCACGGCAGGTCGCGGTCGGGGGGCAGCTCCTCGACCTGCGCACGCCCGCCGCGCTGTACACCGAGGTGTTCCTCCCGCTGCACGGCGAGCACCAGGCGCACAACGCGCTCCTCGCGCTCGCGGCGGTGGAGGCGTTCCTCGGTGGGCGTGCGCTCGACGGGCAGGTCGTCGAGGCCGTGTTCGCCGACGTCACGTCGCCCGGGCGGCTCGAGGTCGTGCGGTCGAGCCCGACCGTCCTCGTCGACGCCGCCCACAACGCGGCGGGGGCGGAGGCGCTCGCGGTCGCGCTGGGGGAGGCGTTCGACCTGCGCCACCTCGTCGGGGTGGTCGCGATCATGGCGGACAAGGACGCCGAGCCGCTGCTGGCGGCGCTCGAGCCGGTGCTGTCCGAGGTGGTCGTGACGCGCAACAGTTCGGAGCGCTCGGCCGACCCGACCGACCTCGCCGAGCTCGCCGCGGACGTGTTCGGCGAGGACCGCGTGCACAGCACCGAGCGGCTCGACGAGGCGCTCCAGATGGCCGTCGACCTCGCGGAGCGAGACGACGCGGTGGGTGTCGGGACGGGTTCGGGCGTGCTCGTCACGGGCTCCGTCGTGACGGTCGCCGACGCCAGGATCCTCCTCGGCCGCGGCTGA
- the dhaK gene encoding dihydroxyacetone kinase subunit DhaK, with amino-acid sequence MKKLLNDPQDAVSESLEGFGQAHADLVEVHVAPPYVSRAGGAVPGKVGLVSGGGSGHEPLHAGFVGAGMLDAAVPGAVFTSPTPDQIVPAILGADSGAGVLAIVKNYTGDVLNFETAVELVEAEGTQVTSILVNDDVAVEDSLYTAGRRGVAGTVAVEKIAGAAAERGDDLGAVTEIAGRVVANVRSMGVALTACTVPHVGKPSFDLGDDEVEIGIGIHGEPGRHRIPMAPADEITQRLVDPVADDLGLSEGEDVLLFVNGMGGTPLSELYVVYRQARRLLEGRGVRVTRSLVGNYVTSLEMQGASVTVLRLDDELTALWDAPVHTAALRW; translated from the coding sequence GTGAAGAAGCTGCTCAACGATCCCCAGGACGCGGTGTCGGAGTCCCTGGAGGGATTCGGCCAGGCGCACGCGGATCTCGTGGAGGTGCACGTCGCGCCGCCGTACGTCTCGCGAGCCGGGGGCGCGGTTCCCGGGAAGGTCGGCCTGGTCTCGGGCGGCGGGTCGGGCCACGAGCCGCTGCACGCGGGCTTCGTCGGGGCCGGCATGCTCGACGCCGCGGTCCCCGGCGCGGTGTTCACCTCGCCGACGCCGGACCAGATCGTCCCGGCGATCCTCGGTGCCGACTCGGGCGCGGGCGTCCTCGCCATCGTCAAGAACTACACGGGCGACGTGCTGAACTTCGAGACCGCGGTCGAGCTGGTCGAGGCCGAGGGCACGCAGGTGACGAGCATCCTCGTCAACGACGACGTCGCCGTCGAGGACTCGCTCTACACCGCTGGTCGCCGCGGTGTGGCGGGCACGGTCGCGGTCGAGAAGATCGCGGGCGCCGCGGCCGAGCGCGGCGACGACCTGGGGGCGGTGACGGAGATCGCGGGCCGCGTCGTCGCGAACGTGCGCTCGATGGGTGTCGCGCTCACCGCCTGCACGGTCCCGCACGTCGGCAAGCCGAGCTTCGACCTCGGCGACGACGAGGTCGAGATCGGGATCGGGATCCACGGCGAGCCGGGACGGCACCGCATCCCGATGGCGCCGGCGGACGAGATCACGCAGCGGCTCGTGGACCCCGTCGCGGACGACCTGGGCCTGTCCGAGGGCGAGGACGTGTTGCTGTTCGTTAACGGAATGGGCGGTACGCCGCTGTCCGAGCTGTACGTCGTCTATCGTCAGGCGAGGAGGCTGCTCGAGGGGCGCGGCGTACGGGTGACGCGCTCGCTCGTCGGCAACTACGTCACGTCGCTGGAGATGCAGGGTGCGTCGGTCACCGTGCTGCGCCTGGACGACGAGCTCACCGCCCTGTGGGACGCTCCCGTCCACACGGCTGCGCTGCGCTGGTGA
- the dhaL gene encoding dihydroxyacetone kinase subunit DhaL, which yields MTLDVAWADRWTRLSAERIAAARDELTELDRQIGDGDHGENLDRGFRAVVAKLDGAATGDQPPGQIGDVLKLVATTLMSSVGGASGPLYGTAYLRAAKVTGLAQLDAHGVVALLEGALEGITARGKAQPGEKTMVDAWQPAVDAAEGAADGGASTADVLAAAAAAARAGAEATIPLVATKGRASYLGERSAGHQDPGATSTAILLEAARDAATA from the coding sequence ATGACGCTGGACGTGGCCTGGGCGGACCGGTGGACGCGGCTGAGCGCGGAGCGCATCGCGGCGGCACGGGACGAGCTGACCGAGCTGGACCGCCAGATCGGTGACGGCGACCACGGCGAGAACCTCGACCGGGGGTTCCGTGCGGTGGTCGCGAAGCTCGACGGGGCGGCCACCGGGGACCAGCCGCCGGGCCAGATCGGCGACGTGCTCAAGCTGGTGGCCACGACGCTCATGTCGTCGGTCGGCGGCGCCTCGGGCCCGCTCTACGGGACGGCGTACCTCCGGGCCGCGAAGGTGACCGGGCTCGCTCAGCTCGACGCGCACGGCGTCGTCGCGCTCCTCGAGGGCGCGCTCGAGGGCATCACCGCCCGTGGCAAGGCCCAGCCGGGCGAGAAGACGATGGTGGACGCCTGGCAGCCCGCCGTGGACGCGGCCGAAGGCGCCGCCGACGGTGGCGCGTCGACCGCCGACGTCCTCGCCGCGGCCGCCGCGGCGGCGCGCGCGGGCGCCGAGGCGACGATCCCCCTCGTCGCCACCAAGGGGCGGGCGAGCTACCTCGGGGAGCGCAGCGCCGGCCACCAGGACCCGGGCGCGACCTCGACCGCGATCCTGCTCGAGGCCGCGCGCGACGCGGCGACCGCGTGA